Within Triticum dicoccoides isolate Atlit2015 ecotype Zavitan chromosome 1B, WEW_v2.0, whole genome shotgun sequence, the genomic segment GCCTGGATGGATAGGGAACCTGGTAATTGTATCACATGGTGAAGAACACACAGCATCTCATTTCATCAATTCTCTGTTTCCCTGTTTGTGCCATCTGAATCAGTTCTGTTCGTATCCAGGATCAGTTAGCTGCAGTCCTCAGACTAGGCGGCAGAATTCGGAAAAACTGGCTGGGTGGAGCCTATAATGAGTCCTCAGAAGGAGCTTGCTTGCCTCTCAAGGAACCCATTCGGCGTAAAGGCCTCAGGTCCAAAAATGTCCTTGGACATGAAAATGATTATGAATGCAAAGATAAAAAAATGTCCTCGGACATGAAAATGATTATGAATGCAAAGATATCGGGTTTGTTGAACTCGCCTACGAAGCCGaagtctgaagatgaagcaacgACTCGGAGGAGCCGAGCAATGTCCTTGGTTTGAAGATCAGATTAGGGGCTGCTGACGGTGTCCTACATAGGAAGGTACTAACTACGTCGGCCCGAGGATGGGCTGGGTCGAGGACCCCCAGACGATTAACTAGTGGGCCACTTTCGCCAGGCATCATGATGTACTCAAGATGAAATCTTCTAAAGACTTGACGCACACTCCAAGACATAACGTAATCCTCGGGGTGTCTATCTCCTGATGTAACCGACTTAGGTGTAACTCTAGgtgcccccggtgtctatataagccgaggGGTTTAGACCGTAGAGGTAGATTCAttcacatatgatctcgaggtagatcaacatgTACTATAAGCAGGATGAAggattttacctcttcgagagggcccaaacctggataaacactATGTCCCTTCTTCGTCATGTTATCATCGTGCCAAGATCACCAGCTCGGGACcttctacccgagatctgccggattTAGCTCCATCAACTAGATGTTGCCATCAAGACGACCACGGCTAGAGCTGGTTGCGAGGAATGCGACGACACCATGGCCGAAAGATGTTGGAATCGGCTGTGCATGGGGGGATGCTATGACCGCGACTGGTATATGCTGAAGTCATGTGCGAGGAAAGTAAGACCCTGGCATTAACAACGAGTTGCAATCGACGGCGTGGGCGGTGGACCAAAGGAGGGGTTGTACAATGAGGGCATGGGCAATGGTGGCAGCACCTGGTGCTGCCCCTGCCCATCCATACCAGCCAACAGAGGTGAGACCACCATTTAATTTAATAGCCATCCAACGCATCAGTGGCTTCCTGACGTGAGCCAATTTTTCTTTCCCATTCTTTATGTATACTATTGTGCGTGGCCGtcgtccctttccttccctctgtcCTCTTCTTTTCATCTCGCTTCTACTTTTTCCTTGGAGAAACCAGCTCCTCTGCAGGATCCCCTGACACCTACGAAGCAGCCAAACCACCACCGTGGCATCCAAGCCTACCTGGTCCTGCGGAGCAGCAGGCTGAGGCGACGCGTTGGCCATGCCCTAAGGTCGGTGGTCCTACTGCACGGCGGCGCGATGCTGCCAGACGGGGGCTGCTAGGGACGATGCCCATGGGATCAGACAAGCTACCCGGTCAACCGGCGgctagcattgcccaaaaagaaatctgctagagatgctcgacGGTTTATCACGGCCTTGTATCCAGGGCAAACTATTTTAGGAAAAGATGAGGAAATATTATGTTTTTGAAACGGgggcaaaagttttgcctcatccattaaataagagagaatagagttTGTTACAAGTAACTCGAATACACGACACAGGAATTACTCTCACAATATTATGAaccttagtttttttctttttttgcaccaACGATGACCCAAAGGTTAGCCTCGTCGCGGTGGAGGCAGGCAATATAGTCGGTGGCGTGCTCTTATGCTTGAAGACTCGTGTGTTTCACTCGTccaaatagtccacgaaacaagcAAGGTGTGGGATGCCTTGTCTTGTCGGTTTGGCGTGTCGTTGTCGCAAGTATTTGCCCACCAAGCCTCAACCGAGTCGAACAAGGGCCAAGCGGTTATGGCAAGCCCAAGAATGTGGTATTTGTCGGTGACCAAAGACCAAAACCTTCGAGTGTAGTGGCGTTTGTATAAGAGGTGAGTCCCACATTCTTGCACCCTCTTGCAAAGAGGGCAAAGATCACAGTTTGGCCACCTAGGCTTCGCCAGTCAATCGGCGGTCCAAATTCTATCTTGTAGTGCCAACCAAGCAAAGAACTTGACTTTTGGAGGAGCCCAAGCCTTCCAACCATTTTATCCATGGGTGAGAGAACCATCCCCAGGAATTGCGCCTTGTATGCGAATGTCGCCGAGTAGGGCCCTCTAGTCGTATGCTTCCATAGGATGTTGTCCTCGGTGAGTTCATCGAGTTGGATCTCATGCAAGGCATCCAAAGGATGAAGAACTGTGTGATGTGCTCTGCAGATACATTGGTGGTGGTGGGGGTAATCTTGAGAATCCACACGTTGTGTTTAAGGGCCTCACGAACCTTCCACTTCTTTCTCTTGGACACTTCATGAATGAGTGGGGCAATGTCTTTTGGCTTGCGACCAAGGAGCCAAGGTGAATCCCAGAAGGGGGTCTTCGCACCGTTACCAATGATGATAGTGGTGGATGCATAGAAAAAGTTGAGGTCCTCCTCGTCACACGGGTTCCCATCCCCGCCCACATCTTGGTGGGCTTCTTCCATTCATACCACAGCCACCACAACTAGAAAGCACGCGTAAATTTGTTGGTGTTGAGTACCCCGAGTCCCCCATATTGAAGTGGCCGGCAAACAAACTCCCAATTCACCTTGCATTTTGCCCTCGACGTCTTGTTCGAACCGGACCATAAGAAAGCTCTCTCGAGCTTGTTTACATTGAGAAGGATGGTTGGCGGGATGACCAACGGTGTGGCCGGGTAGACCACCTGGATTGTGATCACAGACTTGACAAGAGTCGTTCGTTCGATGGTGGTGATGTTTTGGCCCTCATAAGTTGTTAAGTTGCTCGCAACCTTGTCCACTAAAAACTGAAGATCCGCCAACTTTAGTTTTCAAATGGAGAGGGGGAGCCCAAAGTATCGCAGGGGGGAGAAGTCCTTGGTGCCGGCAACCTTCGGATTAGGCGACCCAAATCGAGATGGTTGCAACGAATGGGCACAAACGAGCTCTTTGTGGCAATTGGTGCACAGGCCCGTGACCTCTCCGAAGCCCTTCAAGATGCTTGGCAAGGTTGTCAACATCTCTTTTGATCggagccaagaagaaggccacgtcaTCTGCGTATAGAGAGGTCCTCAACATGGCCCCCTTCCCCTAATTTTATGGAGGAGCCCCTTTCTCGTAGCAACATCAAGAATTCTTTGGAGCGGGTCAATGGCGATGTCGAAGAGGAGCTAAGGAGGGTCGCGATCCCCTTCTGGGATACCCAAATAAGGGGTACCCTTGCCGAAGGCCCTGCCCATGTTTAATTGGGTCGCCggcaatatcattgaggatgatccTCAATGAAGAGGAGCTAAGGAGGGTCGCGATCCAATCCCCAAATTTGTTTGGGAATCCTCATCATTGGAGTAGGTCAAGCAAATACTCCCACTTAACGGTGTCGAAGGCCTTGCGGATATcaagcttgaagaggagggaagggTTGTGAAGGCGCCGAGCAAGGTTGCGAACATACAAGAATTTGTCGTGGATGCTTCTTGTTTTGATGAAAGCGCTTTGGGCGTTGGAGACGAGACTTGTCATGTGGGGCCCAATCCTTAAGGAGAGCACCATGGCAATAATCTTCGCGATCGCGTGGATGAGGCTGATAGGTTATAATTGGCAATTCTCTCCGCCCCTTACTTTTTAGACAAAAGCGCCACTTTGCGGAATTGAGCCACTCGAGATTTGAAGTGTGAAGGGAGTCAAAATGACTAATGACCCTCATGAGGTCAGGCTTGACAATGTTCCAACACTTCTTGTAAAAGAGGCTGGTGAAGCCATCCGGCCCCGGGGCCTTGTCACTTGGCATGTCGTTGGTCGCTTCAAGGACCTCACTCTCGGTCATCGgggagtcgaggccattcaagtcgAGTGGATCCAAATTTAGCTCCTCCTATTTGAAATCTTCGCGGCTTTTGGGGCCTCTCTTCGTGACATTAGAAAAACGATCCATGACCAGTTTCTCTTGGCTTCATGCTTGGTGACCCACCCATGATCATTCTTGATTCTATGGATATGGTTTTTTCGCTTCCTAGCATTAACTCGGCGGTGGAAGAATTTAGTATTTGTGTCCCCCCTCTCAAAGGTtggaaatgttggaaatatgccctagaggcaataataaaagtattattattatatttccttgttcatgataattgtcttttattcatgctataactgtattatccggaaatcgtaatacacgtgtgaatacatagaccacaatatgtccctagtgagcctctagttgactagctcgttgtgatcaacagatagtcatggtttcctggctatggacattggatgtcgttgataacgggatcacatcattaagagaatgatgtgatggacaagacccaatcctaagactagcacaaaagatcgtgtagttcatttgctagagctttgccaatgtcaagtatctcttcctttgaccatgagatcgtgtaactcctggatgccataggagtgctttgggtgtatcaaacgtcacaacgtaactgggtgactataaaggtgcactacaggtatctccgaaagtatctattgttttatgcggatcgagactgggatttgtcactccgtgtaaacggagaggtatctctgggcccactcggtaggacatcatcatatgcgcaatgtgaccaaggagttgatcacgggatgatgtgttacggaacgagtaaagtgacttgccggtaacgagattgaacaaggtattggataccgacgatcgaatctcgggcaagtaacataccgctagacaaagggaattgaatacgggattgattgagtccttgacatcatggttcatccgatgagatcatcatggaacatgtgggagccaacatgggtatccagatcccgctgttggttattgaccggagaacgtctcggtcatgtctgcatgtctcccgaacccgtagggtctacacacttaaggttcgatgacgctagggttataaaggaagcttgtatgtggttaccgaatgttgttcggagtcccggatgagatcccggacgtcacgaggagttccggaatggtccagaggtaaagatttatatataggaagtcctgtttcggccatcgggacaagtttcggggtcatcggtattgtaccgggaccaccggaagggtcccgggggcccaccgggtggggccaccagccccgggggggcacatgggctgtagggggtgcgccttggcctacatgggccaagggcaccagccccaagaggcccatgcgcctagggaaccctagagggaagagtcctcaagggggaaggcacctccgaggtgccttggggaggatggactcctccccccccccctcttggccgcacccctttcttggagtaaggggcaaggctgcgcctcccccctctcccttgcccctatatatagtggaggggagggagggcatccatacctgagcccttggcgcctccctccctcccgtgacacctcctcctctcccgtaggtgcttggcgaagccctgctggattgccacgctcctccaccaccaccacgccgttgtgctgctgttggatggagtcttcctcaacctctccctctctccttgctggatcaaggcgtgggagacgccaccgggctgtacgtgtgttgaacgcggaggtgccgtccgttcggcactaggatcatcggtgatctgaatcacgacgagtacgactccatcaaccccgttcacttgaacgcttccgcttagcgatctacaagggtatgtagatgcactctccttctactcgttgctggtctctccatagatagatcttggtgaagcgcaggaaaatttttgaatttctgctacgttccccatcaggaaATTCTTGCACATTGTTTCTTGCGTGATCTTTCTAGCACATCCAAACCAATGACTCTTCTCTTGAGCCTAGCTCGGAGCTCAACTTGGAAAGGAGCCTATCCTCTTGGGCAATGTCAAAGCGGAGAATCACCAAAAGAGCAGCTTGGTGGTGGATTTTTGCCTTTGAGAAAAGGCCCTACTCCATTCGGAGAGGCGCAACGCCACTTTTTGAGCTTGTGGTAAAGGATTTGGTATGGCTCAGTGTTTCGTTCCACGCCCTTAAAACCACCTCATTGAATCCGGGCATGAATGCCCAAAAGTTTTCGAATTTAAAGACTCAAGGCCTTCTTGGTCCCTTATCATCGGCAAGCAAGAGCGGGCAATGgtcggagagggaggaggagagtgCATTCAGGACATGGGTGTTGAAAGTTGTATCCCACTCAGCGTTGCAGAAGGAGTCCAGCTTGCACAAGGTTTGGTTTACCCTCTCGTTGCTCCAAGTGAACCTACGGTTTTGGAGGTGGATTTCTTTGAGCTTGATCCTGCTGCAATTAACATTTCTCTTGTTTCTGTCTTTGGCCTGGTAAATTTGGTTGAAATCCCCGAGCCAAGCCAAGCCATTCCCGATGGCGGCTTTGGCTTAGGTGCTCGACAAAGAAAGCGTCTTTGCAAGAGGGATCCATAGGGCCGTAGACGGATGTGATCTTGAAGAGCACGTCAATCCCTCTCACCCAGACCATGGCGGAGAGCTTGAAGAGACATCAGTCACTCTCACCCGAACCATTGTAGAGAGGCAATACGTTGTGAAGGTGACGTTGGACACGTCAAGAAGATCATCCCAGAGCNNNNNNNNNNNNNNNNNNNNNNNNNNNNNNNNNNNNNNNNNNNNNNNNNNNNNNNNNNNNNNNNNNNNNNNNNNNNNNNNNNNNNNNNNNNNNNNNNNNNNNNNNNNNNNNNNNNNNNNNNNNNNNNNNNNNNNNNNNNNNNNNNNNNNNNNNNNNNNNNNNNNNNNNNNNNNNNNNNNNNNNNNNNNNNNNNNNNNNNNNNNNNNNNNNNNNNNNNNNNCATACTACCATTTGCTGGTCTTTGAGCGAAGCTGCGCAGCCTCTACCCTCCTATAAAGGGGTTTTTTAGAAACGCCATCCTAAAAAGGTTGTCATGAACTGATCGACATTGTCGAGCTTTGTCCCTTGAAGGCATACTACATGACAAGACTGAGGCGACGATCGTGGCATTGACCATAAAGTGGCGATCCGGGCAGTTTAGCCCCCTCACGTTCCAACCCAGGAGATTTATCGGTTGTTGTAACATTATGTAACCAGAAGTACCCTGGAGCCTGGCATTCAACAGAAGGAGCCTTAGCAGCAACAACAATGCCCAGAACATCTCTAGGGTATACAGAGAATAACCAACTGGCCTTGGAAAGCATAACAACAACAGCACTTGCCCCTCCAGCGAAGACAGCAATGGGCACCCAACGATTACATGGCCAGCGGCCAACAGATAGCTTGCTCCCAGGAGACTATTGCGGAAATGTAACCAAATGTAAAAGTCCACTCTTGCAACATTGTTTTGATGTTTTCACATACACAAACATGGGCACACTGAGCCGATATAAGTACCGCAAGAGAAATGATGGTATAGGAACATTTGATTCATACAAATTGAATGATTTAATGGAAGTCCCTCACGATGCCAAAACAAGCACACATAACGAATAATTTATAAAGTAGTACAGTAGCCACCGCCATCATGAATTACCTGCCAGAGTCTTCACCTGTGTCATGAGTTAAGTGTATCCGCCAACTACATACACCGCAATGCAAGATCCAGCAGTTATAGAGCAAAATAGAAGTCCTTTACAGAAGCTCTTGGAAACCAAGCTCGCCAAAAATATAATGTTTCCATCCTTGTTGTTAGACATTTCTACAGAAACAATTTCTTCAGGTTGTACCCGCAAAAGAGGAAAAAAGAAAGGAATGCAGAAATAAAAGAATCTAAGTGTTAGTTTCTGTATCGAGGTCGTATACCGAAGATAATCCAGGCAAGCATCCAAGGTCAACGGCACTCCTGTCATGCCTGGACGCTTCCATGATTTGTAAGCAAGTGCCCTCTGACCAAGTAGATCATTGAAATGTACGCTGATCTTGCTTGCGTAATCTGGAGCTGGTAGTTGCTCGACTAATCTGGACCTCATAGCGCGTAATGGGTAAGCTCCATCTCCACATATTTTCAATCATCGGGGTCCATCTCCTCATCTTGCTCTGGGGATTTATTTGTGTCGCTTCTATCGGATTCCTGCTGCGTGTCTTGGCTAGGATCATCTTCGGGCAACTCACCCTCGTAATCCTCACTTTGAGgttcattattcttggtagacacgATTGCCAGGGTGCGAACCATCCAATCAGGGCAGTCTTCTTCACCTCCAAAAAGGAGCGCACCATGCTTATCTTTCACCGGTTGGACAACAGGTGACTTCGCCGTTCTGCAAGAGCACTCCGGTAACGGGTGTGCAAGAAAAGATGCAGGTTTTGACATCATAGCTGACATTTTGATGCCTTCTGTGCCTGCACTGTTATTGAGATGCTGACGTGCAGCCATTGTCCAATTCCGTGGTGGGTGATACAGATGATCACTGACATTTTCAAACAGTGTAGCAACAGTCTTTCTGTTCATATGAAAATAAGGGAATCAGTCATCATGTGCGAAATTACATATCAGTGAAAAATCTACATGGGCAAACAATGCTTTTGAACACCACTTAAATATGCTACTAAATTCTCAAGTGGCCTAGCTAGTCTGTACATAGCTTTTGCTTGGCGCAAAACCTAATGTGTTATCTACCTACATCCCGACATTAAGCATCTAGATTGTCAAAAGAATAAAAGATGTTTTTGAACACCACCTATACATGTACTAAATTCTCAAGTGACCTAGCCAGTCGTATGTACATATGTTATCCACCTACATCCTGACATTAAGCTATCTAGACTGTCAAAAGATGCATTTGAACACCACCTATATATGTACATGGCTTTTGCTTGGAGCAAAAATTAATGGGTTATTCACCTCTTGCATCCTGAAAACTACTTACGACTGCACATATGCCAGCAATGTTTTTCCAAACAAAAAAGGTTCAATTAAAAGAACAATTATTCTTAAGTTATAAGCAAACTGTACGAAGTCAATAGTACTGATAATAATGGTGTTATACCTGTCAGGCCTATAGGTTATACCAGATGGGGTTTGGTATAACCGGTGCCCCATAATCAAACTTGAGTAGTCTGGCCAACCACTCCCATCATTGTGAAACCCAGGGAAGAATGCATCAGCTTGAACAGAAACAAAATAATCAAGCGCGTCCCAGAGCAATCGGTGAGCTTGCCTCCTAAATTCAATGGGCGACGGATCAGGTTCCGTGTCATTCTCACCAATCCACCCATACCACCCTTCCTTCTCATGGGCATAAAATGGTCTTGCAGGAGGTGGAGGCAACGGCCTCGGACGAGGCCCTGCTTTTTTCCATTCCTCAATGAGTTCCTTCTCGCTCTTGGGAGGTGGAGGATGCGGCAAATCAGAGGAGAGAGGAGACTCTGGGCCAACTAAATCAGATAGCTCCCTCCGACTACACAAGGAAGTGCGATCAACTAAGTTGGCATACATAGCTCGTAGAGGAATGAGTATTCTTTGCCCACCAAAAGTTTCAGAACCAGCCAAGTATATTATTGTAGTTGATGGATAACCTAATGCTTGGAGTAGAAGTCCAACCTGTAAGTACAAATAGTTTACACCATAAGCTTGGAAGTAAACATCTATTACGAGTTAAACACGGTAATAAGCAAACCATGTTCCCCTAATTTCATGGAAGAGCAACAAGGCGCAATCCTAATTGTGTTCTACACAAAGAACAATGATTCATTGAATAATGCCACTTTGAACTGAAGATTAGAAGGCCCCAAAGTATAATGCATGACTACATTTTGTTTCTCTTCTTTTTCTGAATGTGCACGCCATGCCCATATATATTTTACTGGCATACCTATATGCATGTGAATAAGGTTTGTAGTATCTCATTTTTCACAGCTGAAGCTCAATTCATTGAGCTTTGCAGTTCACACGCAAAGGTTTAAACATGAAGTTAAAACCAACCTAAGATCACCAAGTGTACATAAAATATGGGGAAGACAACCAATAACTAGCAGTATAACTATCTCACTATGCTGATCGCATTTTGACACCCTAAGATTTCCAATGTGAAACAATGATATGTTTTGCAAGCTACACACAAAAGCTGGAAGCACTATTACATATTTCTATTAAGCAGATGAAACTTTACTCAAGTATGTGTATCATGAACAGTTCAATGCCAGATAATCAACCAAGTTGACTTTAGCAAACCATTAGAAGCAAACCTCACCTCTTCTGGCATCAGTGGACATGAACCATTTTTCTTTATGGACACTGAATCAACAGTTAGTTGTTCCTTCACGGTTCCTCGTTTGATCATCTGATTCCTTCTATACTGAATCAATTCTGTATGGATGTCCTAGAAAAATCAAGTAACAACCAGTCACATAAATTCCATAAATAGACATTCAACAGAAATCCGTCCAACCTTCACATTAGAATAGAAAGAAACCATTCTAACTCCACCAACCTGGAAAAATTCAGCACAACCATGAAAAGCTAGAGTATCTCTTAGCAATCCTGGATGATATGCCAGATAAGGACGGCCAGATGCTCGCAACCTATACAAATACACAAGAACTATGAGAGAACAGCAAAAGCAAATAAATATAGCAGATTCATATTAAACTGGGGAAGTTTAAAGGGTATAATTTTCAATTTTACATATGTATATCACCCTACATCTAGAGTGAGCAACCGAAAACTCCCTAGTACAACCAAATATTCCAGAATGTAAAAGCAACATCGCATTTTCTTAATAAATTATAAGCAAGACAACTAGCAAATTGAAGCTTTGTTAAAGGCTTCAAAAGTGCCCCAGCAATACGATGAGAGTTACAGTCAATGCAACCACACAATATATATTGGCTCAGGCCACTGGCAACTACAGATAATTCAAAACACGAACGGTGATCCATAGCATGTACAAATATTAGAAAGACAGAAAGCATCACCTTCCTACTATTTGGCTACCGAGAGACCGAATTTCTGGACGGAACTTGAGAGCATGGAAAGCTACCCTGCACCTAAGTCTCTGAAGTTCCTCCAAGCTTGCAGGAAGAATTGACTGCAAAATCATCATACTCTAAATCCTCGATGTACcacgaaaaaaaaggaaaaaagagttaGTGGGACCTGGAGGATACCTGGAGACATTTACCTCCATTAACGATTATCCCAAGGACTTTTGATTTGACAAGTCTGGGCAAGACATCTGTGGTGTAATAGTCTGAAGTGGCTGTATTCTTAGGAGATACTGTTGGGAATTTGATCTTTTTTCTAGCCTCTCTAAGATCCTTTGGCAAACCCCGCACGATTGGCACGTCATCGGAAAGTGCAGCAATGAAGTGTTCTTCATCATAGAGATACGAAAAACTTTTGAAATTTGAACTGCATAGTCAAAACAAGGAAAGTAGTAGAGCATTATTTAGTGGTCAATATAAGACAGCGTACAGGTAATAGATAAAGCCGCAAGCTGAATATACAAAGAGCATGAGAAGGTGACCTGATGCC encodes:
- the LOC119323431 gene encoding protein EMBRYO SAC DEVELOPMENT ARREST 30-like, whose amino-acid sequence is MLLKSKFKLATAVGIILLMLSLLVHLFLANYSAGGISKYNLDNVLPFGSKPRPRRLWGPLSTLDLLHPYAKPRQLYPAPAKDNGFIYAKIYGGFEKIQSSICDLVAVARLLNATLVIPEIQATTRARGISSNFKSFSYLYDEEHFIAALSDDVPIVRGLPKDLREARKKIKFPTVSPKNTATSDYYTTDVLPRLVKSKVLGIIVNGGKCLQSILPASLEELQRLRCRVAFHALKFRPEIRSLGSQIVGRLRASGRPYLAYHPGLLRDTLAFHGCAEFFQDIHTELIQYRRNQMIKRGTVKEQLTVDSVSIKKNGSCPLMPEEVGLLLQALGYPSTTIIYLAGSETFGGQRILIPLRAMYANLVDRTSLCSRRELSDLVGPESPLSSDLPHPPPPKSEKELIEEWKKAGPRPRPLPPPPARPFYAHEKEGWYGWIGENDTEPDPSPIEFRRQAHRLLWDALDYFVSVQADAFFPGFHNDGSGWPDYSSLIMGHRLYQTPSGITYRPDRKTVATLFENVSDHLYHPPRNWTMAARQHLNNSAGTEGIKMSAMMSKPASFLAHPLPECSCRTAKSPVVQPVKDKHGALLFGGEEDCPDWMVRTLAIVSTKNNEPQSEDYEGELPEDDPSQDTQQESDRSDTNKSPEQDEEMDPDD